The nucleotide window CGCCTTCGCCTGTCAACGGACCGCGCTTCCCGTCCGGAAGGATTCCAGGGAGCCAGTCGGACGAGGTGGCAAAACCTTGCAAGATTGATGCCACCGTCAAATCATGAGTGAACCTAACGTTTCTGGCGACGCAGTTCCGGACAACCCCACCTATGCGGAATTCTTCGAAGAAGAGTTGAAATCCGAGACGGACCGGAAGGCCAAATATGACAGTCGTGGAGGAAATCTTGTCACCACGTCCGGAGCCGTCCATGCCATCCTGGTCGGGCTTGGCTCGATCGGCCAAGGGTCGACTCGCTCAGCCATCCCCAATTGGATCGTCTCGCTCTTGGCGCTGGCGCTCATTGCGTTCATCGCGGCAGCGGTGACCGGGGTGGTCGCTCAACTGAATCATGGTTACAAAGCCACCAGTACCGCAGGCCTGAGGTCGATGCTCGATGAGCGATGGCGAGACTCATCCGGTGAGTCGATGCACCGGGTGGGCGCAGACCACTTTCGGGCCATCGAGAGCCTGAGATCAAGCAACCACAAGAAAGAGATAGCTCTCCGCTGGGGCTACGGATTCCAAATGGCGGCGATAGTCCTCCTCGGCCCAGTGGCCATCGTAATCGTCGCCATCAAATAGCGGGCGCCGTCCATGATCAACGACGTGTGGGGTTCCGATGACGTTGCTCAATCGGTGGACATCGGCTTGAACCGGCGAACCTCCTGGGGCCAGCCGCATGCCGCCGCGATCTTGCCGGCCCACACCCTGGCCGCCTCCTCGTCGGGCACCTCCACGACGGCCAGCCCGCCCAGGAACTCCTTACTTTCGACGTAAGGCCCGTCGGTGAACACCATCGTGCCGCTCGTGTCGTCGGCGCTGAAGACCGGGCCGTCCCCTTCCTCCAGCCCTCCGGCGAAGACGAATACGCCGGCGGCCTTCATCTCGTCGATGACCGCCTTGGCGAGTGGCCCGCGTCCACGGAACCACTCCTCGGTGTGCTCGCCTACCCACTGCTGGTTGAAGTAGATGAGGTATTCCGCCATGGTCGCTCCCTATGCTCGGCCGGGCCCGGTGCCCGCCTCCACCTACGCTACGAACGGCGTCCGACGGATCCGACACTCCTGCGCCGTCGGATTTCCCACGGATGCGATGCGCCATCGCTTGGGGTGATCACGGGGAGTCGAACCCGCGTCCTCCAGGGCCACAACCTGGTGTGCACCACCGGTACACCATGATCACCATGCCCCCGGGCGCATTGCCCGGGATCGTACCCGCGCCAGGACTTGAACCTGGGACAGCCGGTTTGTAGGACCGGTGCTCTTCCAGCTGAGCTACGCGGGCGGGTACAGCTCCGGCGGGTGGACTCGAACCACCACCGTACGGATTAACAGTCCGCTGCCCTGCCAATTGGGCGACGCCGGATCGAACAGAGCCAGCGGCCGGCCTCGAACCGGCTTCCTCCTGTTTACAAGACAGGCGCAGATCCCGTTCTGCTTCGCTGGCGGGTAGTCGCCGATGAAAAACCGCCCGGACCTCGGCTCGAGGTGGGCGGCGCAGACGCGGCTACCGCCGCGCTACCCGCTCCACCGCACATGGCCGACCGTCGGCTGTGCGGTCACGGAATTGTTCTGCTGCGGCATGACGTTCGGCTCCTTTCGAGGTGTCGGCGCTGGAACCAGTCTGCGCAATGCCCGGCGCACCCACCACCGAATTAGTTCGGTGACGCGTGTCGAGGAGCGTCCGCCGGCTCCGACCAAGGGATACGAGCCCCTCGCCGAGAAGGAGAACAACCGTGAACTGGACCCTCGAGGTCGTCATCGTCCCCGTCACCGACATCGACCGCGCCAAGGCCTTCTACGCCGACCAGCTCGGCTTCAACGTGGACCACGACGTACACCTCGGCGAGGGCCGGCGCCTCGTCCAGCTCACCCCGCCGGGTTCGGGCTGCTCGGTCGTCATCGGCGAGGGCGTCGTCCCCGACATGGCGCCCGGTTCGCTGCGCGGCCTGCAACTGGTGGTGGCGGACATCGTCGCGGCGCACGCCGAGCTCGTCGAGCGCGGCGTCAAGGTCGGCGACGTGACAGTGCTCGACGGCGACGCCGACAAGTTGGCCCGGGGCGGCGCCGCCCTGGACAACGTCGGGTTCGTGTTCTTCGAGGACCCCGACGGCAACGGCTGGGCCGTGCAACAGATCTCCGCACGCGGCTGACACCAGTCGTATAGCGGGCATGCGGGTTGACCAGGGCAGGGGCCGGGCGTACTAAGGCGGCATGGGCCGACTCCGGATTCAGCTCGTGGGGCCACTCCTGGTCACCCACGACGGCCGGGCGCGGTCCGCCGCCGAGATCGGCAGCCGCAAGGCACGCCAGCTGCTGGCGCTGCTCGCGACCGCCCGCGGCCGGGTCGTCACGGTCGACCGGATCGTGGCCGTGCTGTGGCCCGGCCGGCCGCCGCGGCGGCCGGCGGAGAACGTCGCCACGCTGGTCAGCCGGGTCCGGGCCGCGCTCGGGCCCGGAGTGCTGGTGGGCGGGCGTGCCGGATACCGGCTCGGCGACGACGTCGAGACGGACGTGCGCGAGGCCGAGCTCCTGCTGGCGGACGCGGAGAGCCGGCTCCCGCCCGAGCCCGCCGTGGCCCGCGCCGCGGCACAGGCCGCGGCGCGGCGCGGCGCCGGGCCGAGGACGCCGGGGTCGCCGACCGGACGTCGTTCGAGGCGGCGAGCGCGCAGACGTTCGGCGGCGGGCCGTACGACCTGGTGACCACGTTCGACGCGCTGCACGACATGGGCGACCCGCTGGGCGCCGCCCGCCACGTCCGCGAGTCGCTCACGCCGGACGACACGTGGATGATCGTCGAGCCGTTCGCCGGCGACTCGGTCGCCGACAACCTCAACCCGGTCGGGCGGGTGTACTACTCGTTCTCCACGTTCCTGTGCGTACCGAACGCGCTGTCCCAGCCGGGCGGGTACGCGCTCGGCGCGCAGGCCGGCGAGCCGGCGATCCGGCGGCTCGCCACGGACGCGGGCTTCACCCGCTTCCAGCGGGTGGCGGAGACCCCGTTCAACATCGTCTACGAGGCGCGCCCCTGAGCCACGCGCCGGTGGCCGGGCCGGGCGCCCGGCCACCGGTGTCGCGGGCGTCAGGGCAGGGCCGCGCCCCGGTCACGGGCGATGCGTACCAGTTCCATCAGTCCGTCCGCGTACTCCTGTGACTCCGCGTGCGCCTCGTCGAACGGCGGCTGGAAGCCCATGCCGTCCCACTCCTGCGTCGCCTCGTTCCAGCGGTCGTTGCCCACCTCGAAGTTCCAGGCCACGATCCCCAGGTCGTAGTACAGGTGGTCGGCCGAGTTCCCGGCGGCGGAGTACAGCACGTCGGCCACCGGCCCGGTGTACGCGGGCCACGTCACGGTTCCCCGCCCGGCCGCGATCGCGCCGACGATGCGGCGGGCGCTGTCCTGGAAGTACTTCGACTCGTCGATCGAAGGCCGGGGCAGCGTGACCCGGCCCGCCGCCTTGTACGCGCCCGGCGACCACATGAAGTAGCCGCCGTAGCTGTGCACGTTCAGCGAGAACCGGATGTTCGGGTGTGCCTCGGCGAGCGCCACCACGTTGCGGCTCTCCGCCTCCGACAGCTCGGCGGTGCCCGCGTAGGTGCCCGACAGGCAGTTGGCGCTCGCGCCGACGTACCCGTCGAAGTAGGAGCCGACCGCGTAGTTGCGGTTGACGTCGACACCCCACGAATCACGCCGGGCGGGATCGCGTGCTGCGCCCGTACAGTGATTGACCAGGTTCTTTCTTTGGAAGTTGAAGTCGTTGAACGAGTAGTTGGCGCCGTCCGGGTTCACCGTCGGGATGACGAAGACCTCGACCGCGTTCAGCAGCGCGCGCGTCTCGGCGTCCCTCGCGTAGTTGGCCAGCAGCCGCTCCGCGAACTCCATCGTGACCAGCGGCGTCGCCCATTCGCGGGCGTGCTCCTGCGAATAGGTCATGATCCCGATCTTGGAGCCGTCCCGGACCGCGCCGATGCGCAGCGCCTGCACCGTCCACGGCCGCCGCGGCACCTCGGCGCCCTCGAGGCCGTCGTCCAGGCGCGCCGGGCCGGCGACCGGCATGGGCAGGCCCGCCGATCCGTCCTCGACGAAGGCCCGGAACCGCTGCGGGTAGCGGGCCGAGACGAAGGCCGCCACGTCGTCGGTCGTGCTGATCACCTTGCCGCCGGCATCGGTCGCGAGGGTCACGGTCAGGACCCGGTCCCGGTACGCCGCGCCGAGCGGGCGGTTCGGCCGCCCCGGATCGACGGTGCGCACCTGTACGCCGTTGAGCCCCTGGTCGCCGAACTTCACCGACTCGACCACGACGGCGGCGGTGGCCGGATCGCCGAGGTAAGCCGCCGCCGTACGCCGGTAGCCCTGCGTCTTGTTCGGCAGGCTCAGCACGTCGACCAGCCGCGGGTACTGCCTGGCCAGGCGCTTGATGCGTGCGCTGATGTCGGTCGGCGTCAGGTACGCGTCGATGAAGTCCTTCTGGTAACCGGCCGGCTGCGGCGGCGGGGTGGCGTTCGGCCAGGCGGCCGGGGTGATCACCCGCGAGCTGCCGCCGAGGCTGGACGTCGCGCTCACCCGGGTCGGCTGCGCGGGCAGCCGCTGCGGCAGCGCCACGTGGTACTGGTACTCGCCCGAGTCCTCGAACCTTTCCAGCGGGTAGCTGCCCGTCGTGCCGTCGGCGGTCGTCCAGGTCACGGTGATCTCGACATCGGGATCGTCGGACGCCGACGTGGCCACCTGGGTCTGCAGGAACGTCCGGCCCTCGCTGGTCCACCAATACGCCTGCAGGAACTGGAGCGTGTCCTCGGCCGCCGCGGCCGCCCGCCGCGCGCGGCCCGATTCGGTCGGAATCACCTGTACGGCCACCGCGCCGCGCGCCGTCAGCGCGTCAAGTTCCCGCCCGGTGACCACGAGGTCGGCCATGACCTGGCCCGGCGTGCTCCGCGGGCGCGCGGCGACGTCCGCGCCCTCGGCGACCAGTTCCCGGAACATCGCCTCGTCGGGCAGCCGGAAGCGGACGAGGGCGGACGCCGTGTCGGCCAGGTCGACCGAGTCGGGCGGCGCCGCGACGCCTGCTACCGGATGGGTGAGCAGTCCGGCGGTGAGAACGGCTGCGGCGGCGGTGGCCGCCCAGCGTCGTCTGGTTGACATCGAACCTCCTGCGACATCGAAGGATGTTGTCGCCAACACCAGTCGATACATAGATCCGTGTCAACTCCTACGTGAGTGAGCCGGTGACATTGCTGCCGGACCTGGTCACGTAGTAGGTCAGCACCGCGCCGCTCCAGAAGTGGAACTTGAGCGTCACCCGGGCGTTGTCGTTCACCTCGGCGAAGAAGTCGGAGGTCAGCTTGATCGTGCCTGCGGTGTAGTCGGGCGCGAACGTGCGGTCGAACTCCTTGTACGGCGTCCAGTTCTGCGGGCCGGCGTTGCTGCCGTCCGCATAGTTGGCCTCCATCGTGGCCAGTTGGTCGCCGCGGAACGCGGTCCCGATGGCGAAGGAGCTCGTCGTGCCGGTCGCGTTCTGAAGCACAGGCACGTCGTAGGTGATGATGTTGAGGCGCCACGGCACGCCGGTGGAGAAGCGGGCGGAGAGGACGGCGTTCACCCCGTACGCTCTCGATCCGGTCAGCCGGGTGAGCGCCGCCGCGGTGAGCGTGAGCTGGTCGCCCGCCAGGGTGTAGTCGGTGCCGCGGACCAGGTCGGTGCTGCCCTGGCGCAGCGCGCTGAACGTCGCGCCGTTCGGGTTCAGCGTGATGGTCTTGCTGGTGATGGCCGACGCCTTGGCGTTGAAGACCTGGTCCGTCGAGGCGGTTCCGGAGCGCGTCGTCCAGCTCGACTTGATCTGGGCGGTCAGCTCCGGGTCCGACCACTGCAACGAGGTACGGCCGAAGTGCTGCCCGTTGTCCCAGAGCATCGTGGTGACCCGCTTCGTACGGGCCTGGTAGCCGAACAGCTCGAAGAACTTCAGCTTCTCGCCCTGCTCGATGGTTCCGGTGTGCCGGTCGAAGCCCAGCAGGCCGTATTCGCCGATGATGACGGGGATGCCGCGGGCGACGAATGTGTTGTAGACGCGGTCGAACGTGTCGGTCATGTCCTTCTGCGCCGTCGCGTCGAAGTGCGTTCCGCCGGCGATGTTCACGCTGAACGGCCAGTAGCCGTAGTAGTGGACGGTCGCGATGAGGCTGGGGTCGTTCATCGCGGTGAACGTCGCCGCCAGCTCGTCGAGCCGGGCCTGGTCGGCCGAGGTGTGCAGGGTCGGCAGGACCAGCAGCCGGGTGGCGTTGCCGCCGCCGGAGTTGCGCACGATGGTGCGGAACGACGTGTTGAGCTCGCCGAGCAGCGTCGCGTTCTGCGCGTCGCCCGAGCTGCCGGTGAACTGCGGCTCGTTGACGCTCTCGAAGACGAGCTTCGCCGACGAGCCGCGGAAGGCGCCGGCCACCTGCGTCCAGATCGCGTTGTACCGGGCCAGCACCGTCGCGCGGTCGCCCGGCATGGCCGCCATCCACTGCCAGGAGTCGTGGTGGACGTTGATCATCACGTAGAAGCCGTCGGCGAGAGCCCAGTCGACGACCTCCTTGACCCGGTTGAGGTAGGCCGCCTCGATCGCGTAGTTCGGGGCCGCGCCCTGGTGCTGGCCCCAGGTGACCGGGATGCGGATGCTCTTGAAGCCCTGCGCCTTGATGCCCTCGAGCAGCGCCTCGGTGACCCGGGGGTTGCCCCACGAGGTCTCGTCCGCGCCGGTGGCGTCGAGCGAGTTGCCCAGGTTCCAGCCGGGCTGCATCGCCGCGACCGCCGCCATCGCGTTGCCGGCCGGTGGCGGCGTGGAGGGCGGGCTGGTGGTGGGCGTCGGTGAAGGCACGTTGCCGGTGCAGGCCGTGCCGTTGAGCGTGAACGACGTCGGCGCGGCGTTGCTGCCGGTCCAGGCGCCGTTGAATCCGAAGGAGACGGACGCGTTCGTGGCGATGGCGGCGTTGTAGCCGACGTTGACGGCGGTCACCTGGCTGCCGGACGCGGTGACCGTCGCGCTCCAGGCCTGGGTGACCGTCTGCCCGGACGGGAACGTCCAGCCGAGCCGCCAGCCGTTTATCGGATCGCCGAGGTTGGTCACCGTGACGTTGGCGGTGAAGCCGCCCGACCACTGACTCTGCACGGCGTACGCGACGCGACAGCCCGCCGCCGCGGCGGCGCCGGTGGCCGCGCCGACGAACAGCCCACCCAGGAGCGCGACCGCGCCGCCCATGACCAGGCCGACCCGCCACCGGAATCCGCGCATGATGCTCCCTCCGAAGGTGAACTACCTGCGGAGACTAATTCTGGATTCCAAACTATGTCAATCGATGGAGATAGATTGTGAGCATCGAAAAGCCGCTACCGGGCTGCGCCTGGTAGCGGCTTTCGAACAGGGTCAGGCGTCAGGTCCAGCCGGCGTCCCGGCAGGCCTGGGCGAAGTCGTCGGCGCCGGCCTGCCACTCTTTGGTGCTGCCGTTGGCGCTGCGGCCCATCGCCGCCGCCTTTTCCGAGATGGCCTCGTTGTCGCTCTGCGCCGACGACTTGTTCACCTTGTCCGCCAGGGCGAGCCGCTCGGTCTTGGTCTCGGCGTCGTCGACGCCGGCGGCGAAGTCGTCGCATGCCTGGGTCGCGGGAGCGTCCAGTGTGCCCGGCCCCTCGTCGCGGGCGGCCCGGCCGACCGCCAGTCCAATGAGGATCAGCACGGCAACGCCGCCCACCAGCAAGATCTGGCGCTTGTTGACACTCACCTTCAACGGTCTCCACTCTGCGGCCCCAACCAATCCGCGTGCAGAGTATCGGTGGCGCCCCCGGTCAACTCGCTCGGCGGGGGAGCTTCCAGCCCGGGCGCGCGAAGTGGCAGGTGTAGCCGTCCGGGATGCGCTCCAGGTAATCCTGGTGCTCCGGCTCGGCCTCCCAGAACGGGCCCGCAGCGGTCACCTCGGTGACGACCTTGCCCGGCCACAGCCCCGAGGCGTCCACGTCGGCGATGGTGTCCTCGGCGACGCGCTTCTGCTCGTCGCCGGTGTAGAAGATCGCCGAGCGGTAGCTCATCCCGATGTCGTTGCCCTGCCGGTTGACTGTCGACGGGTCGTGGATCTGGAAGAAGAACTCGAGCAGATCCCGGTACGAGGTCACGGCCGGGTCGAAGGTGATCTCGATCGCCTCGGCGTGGGTGCCGTGGTTGCGGTAGGTGGCGTTGGGCACGTCGCCGCCCGTGTAGCCCACCCTGGTGGAGATCACCCCGGGCCGCCGACGGATCAGGTCCTGCATCCCCCAGAAACAGCCCCCGGCGAGTACGGCCTTCTCAGCGCTCATCGCGACACACCCCTTCCTCGGCGACCTGCTTCAGGAACGGTAGCGCGCCGGCGGCCGGAGTCTCCGGGTGGAGCGGCCGCCGCGTGAGGACTTTTCGGATTTTGCCTACCTTGAGTGTTGATCCATAGCGTAATAGGGCGTGTGAAACGGCTCGCCACATTCCTCAGCGCCCTGCTCCTCACCCAGCTCTTTGTCACACCGACCGCCGCCGTCGCGGAAACGCCGGCGCCCGCCGGGCCGCCGCCCGCCGTCGTGGCGCCGCCCTTTCACGTGGTGCGGCCCGGCGAGACGATCAAGAGCATCGCCCGGGCACACGGGATCCGCCGCCGCGACCTGCGCGCCTGGAACGGCATCGTCAAGCCCAACCAGCCCAGCGTCGACGGCGTGCTGCACCTGGCCAAGCCGCCCGCCGGCCGCCTCACCGGCTGGCGCTCGTGGGTCGAGACGGTGACGCCCGCCGCCGTCAACTGGGACGCCGCGGACAAGTGCCCGGTCGATCCCGCGGATCTGCGCAAGGTCTGGGTGACCTACATCGACTTCTACGGCGCCTCGCACCAGGGCAGCATCGTCGTGCACCGGAGCATCGCCACCCGGACCCAGCGGGCGTTCCAGGCGCTCTACCGGATGCGGTTCCGGGTGCAGGGCATGAGCCCGATGTCGCTGAACGCGCCCTACCTCTCGGACATGGGCACGGTCACCGCCGCGTACAGCTGCCGCCGGGTCAGCGGGAGCACCGCCTGGTCGCAGCACGCGTACGGCCTGGCCATCGACGTCAACCCGGTGCAGAACCCGATGGTCCGCGGCACCTCGGCCGGCGCCGGCTTCGAGCAGCGCGACCTGCACCGCCGCGGCATGATGCACGCGGCCGGCGCGGTCCGGGCCTTCACCGACCAGGGCTTCCACTGGGGCGGCCGATGGAACACCCTCAAGGACTACATGCACTTCAGCACGAACGACCGCTGACCGCCGGCCTAGAGATCCTTGTTGGAGATCTCGGACAGCAGTCGGTCGTACTCCGCGTGGGTGCCGATGGCCGAGCGGTACTCGGGATAGTTGACGTAGTACCAGATGACCCGGGCCGCCAGAGGTTGATCGATGTTGTCGGTGTACAGCCGTCGACGGCTGGTGATGAGCCCGTGTCGGTGTACGAGCTCCGGACGGCCGTAGCGGACGTACATGACGGTTCGCTTCTCCATGGCCACCGGCACCACCGGCTCGGCGTCCCACGGCACGGTCAGCGTGCCCGCCAGTTCCCGATGCCGTAGACCTTCGGGCCGCAGCTCGAGGCCCAGGCCCCGCAACATGGTGGCGGCCAGGCCGACGGCCGCGATCGCCATCCCCATCGGGGCCAACCAGCCGAGGAATCCGGCCGTCTCGGACTCCTGGATCAGTTCCCCGGTCAGCACCACGGCGTAGAACAGCACCCCGAGCGTGGCCAGCACAAGCGCCGGATTGAGCCGTGGCCTGAAGGCCGGCACCTGCGGCCGTACCTCGAAAGCCCGGGGCACGGGGCGCACAAACGCAACGAACATCAGCCCGTATGAGCACAAGGAGAGCACCATCAACGGGCCGAACGCAGGATCAGCCAGCGACGGCCTCCAGAGGAAGGCCATCACCAGGACGACGGCCACGACCAGGCCGACCGCCACGATGCGGCGCCCGTAGCGACCGACGGCTACCAAGAACCTGGAGAGCACAACTGGCACATTACGGGCGCACGGCCCGCCAGGCGGCCGAATGGTGATCATGTCAAGCGTCAGCCGTAATGCGGGGTCATCGGTCACGCCGCTCGTCGGCTATTTGGTGCGCGCCATCTCTCCTATGTGGAATTGGATTGGGCAAGTTCGGACTACGGGGTGAGAGTCGACATGCGCCCAACACCTGGTGGTACGTGCGGGTCGGCGGCACGGCGGCAGGTGTGGGGGTGTGCCACCCCTGCCGCCCGACCGCCCGGCGCTCACCGACCGCTGACGGGCAGCCCACCTGAATTCGGCAGCATGAAATCGGCCATGACGTCCTGCGCGGCCTCGACCATGTGCCCGCCGTTGGCCGTCCGGCAGCCGGCGGCCTGCGCGGCGGCGAGGAACGGGGTGACGCCGTGCCCGGCGATCACATCGCCCACGAACATGGATGAGACGAACAGCGCCGGATCGACGGGAAGCGGGTCGCCGTCCTCCATGCCCATCGGGGTCGCGTTGCACACCAGATCGCAGCCGGTGGGATCCGGCGGCCCGGCGCTCACCCGGCCCTGGCCGAGATCCTTGAGCAGGTGCAGCAGGGTGGCGACCCGCGACTCGTCGGCGTCATGGATGACGAGTTCGCTGACACCCGCCTCCAGCAGGGCGATGGCGATCGCGCTGCCCGCGCCCCCGGCCCCGACGAGGAGTGCCCGCGCCCCGGCCGGCCGTGCTCCCCGGTCCTTCTGCGCCTTCAAGAAGGCGAGCCCATCGAGCATGTCGCCGTGCCAGGTCCCGTCCTGATTGCGGCGGATGACGCTCACGACCCCGAGCATCCTGGCGCGCTCGGAGCTCGTGGCGCAGTGTGCGAAGGCGGCGAACTTGTGCGGCATGGTGACGAGGATGCCGTCCACGTTGCGCGAGGCCGTGAGGCCCGCCATGACGGTGCCGAGGTCACCGGCCGGCACCTGCAACGGCACGCAGATGCCGGGGTAGCCGCGCTCCCCGAAGGTACGGGTGAGCCGCACCGGAGACTCGACGTACCTGATGGGATCACCGATGATCGGGAACAGCCGCGCAGCACCACTGAGCTGGTCGAACATGTCGATTCCGCCCCTCTCGTCTCCGCCGAGAGTCACCAGTCACGCCACTCGTCGGTGATCTCGTGCCGGGTCATCCGGTGGCGGCCGGCGAACGCGTCCACGTCGATGCCGGCCTCGTCGAGCGTGCCCTCGATGTAGGCGCAGAGCCGCTCCCGCTCGTCGGTCTCATAGGCCGCACCGTCATGCCGGTCGTTGACCGCGTTGAGCGCCCTCACCGTGCGCTCGATGACCTCGAAGATCTCCGTGTCGGTCGCCGGCTCCCAGCGCTGCTCGACCAGGGCCGCCACATCCGCCTCGAACGCCGTCAGGACCTCGTCGGTCCGGTCCAGCATCTCCTCGGGAAACAGCTCCGCCGCCACATGTTCCCGCCATCCCGCCGTCGGCCGCCGCACCATGAGCGGCAGGGTAATCGACGGGTCAGGCGGGGCGGAGCAGGGCGACGATGAAGTCCGACGAGCTGGAGAACGGGCGCAGATCCCAGGTGGAGAGCAGCACGTCCGGCGCGAGGCCGGCGGCCGCCGCGTCGGCCAGGAACTCGTCGAACGGGTAGCCGCGGCCGGCGCCGAAGCCGATGACCGCCCGGCCGCCGTCGGCGAGGTGGCCGCGCATGCGGCGGAGGATCTCGGTGCGGGTGCCCGGGGCGGCGAAGGTCATCACGTTGCCGGCGCAGACGATCACGTCGAAGCGGTCCGGCAGGTCAAGCTCGGCCAGGTCGCCGGTGCGCCAGGCGGGTCCCGGGTGGTCCTCCTCGGCGGCCGCGATCAGCTCGGGGTCGAGGTCGACGCCGGTGACGTCGTGGCCGCGTACCGCCAGGGCGCCGCCCACCCGGCCGGCACCGCAGCCCGCGTCGAGGATCCGGGAACCGCGGGGGACCATCGCGTCGATCAGGCGGGCCTCGCCGGCCAGGTCGACACCCTCCTTGGCCATGGTCCGGAACCGCTCGATGTACCAGCGCGAGTGGCCGGGGTTCTCGGAGATCTTCTGTAACCAGAGGTTTTCCACGTCCGATCACACTGCCAGACGCGGAGGGTCCGGTCTCACGAAGAGACCGGACCCACACTCGCGCGGGTGTCACCAGTGCCGGTAGTTGTCCTGGGTCTGCGCGTTGAACAGATCAGTGCGCGCCCAGCGTGCCGAATTGGTACGCCGGTCGTTCAGCTGAAGCACATCCAGGCCCTTGACGATGTCGTTGGAGTAGATGTAGCCGTTGTACCAGTACGCCGACCACGATCCGCCCAGCACCAGGGTGGTGGCCGAGATGGGGCCACGCTCCCAGTACGCGATCTCCTTGGGCTTGCGCGAGTTGGTGAAGTCCCAGACCGAGACGCCGCCCTGGTACCACGCCTGCACCATGATG belongs to Amorphoplanes digitatis and includes:
- a CDS encoding YciI family protein, with translation MAEYLIYFNQQWVGEHTEEWFRGRGPLAKAVIDEMKAAGVFVFAGGLEEGDGPVFSADDTSGTMVFTDGPYVESKEFLGGLAVVEVPDEEAARVWAGKIAAACGWPQEVRRFKPMSTD
- a CDS encoding VOC family protein — translated: MNWTLEVVIVPVTDIDRAKAFYADQLGFNVDHDVHLGEGRRLVQLTPPGSGCSVVIGEGVVPDMAPGSLRGLQLVVADIVAAHAELVERGVKVGDVTVLDGDADKLARGGAALDNVGFVFFEDPDGNGWAVQQISARG
- a CDS encoding AfsR/SARP family transcriptional regulator; protein product: MGRLRIQLVGPLLVTHDGRARSAAEIGSRKARQLLALLATARGRVVTVDRIVAVLWPGRPPRRPAENVATLVSRVRAALGPGVLVGGRAGYRLGDDVETDVREAELLLADAESRLPPEPAVARAAAQAAARRGAGPRTPGSPTGRRSRRRARRRSAAGRTTW
- a CDS encoding cellulase family glycosylhydrolase; amino-acid sequence: MRGFRWRVGLVMGGAVALLGGLFVGAATGAAAAAGCRVAYAVQSQWSGGFTANVTVTNLGDPINGWRLGWTFPSGQTVTQAWSATVTASGSQVTAVNVGYNAAIATNASVSFGFNGAWTGSNAAPTSFTLNGTACTGNVPSPTPTTSPPSTPPPAGNAMAAVAAMQPGWNLGNSLDATGADETSWGNPRVTEALLEGIKAQGFKSIRIPVTWGQHQGAAPNYAIEAAYLNRVKEVVDWALADGFYVMINVHHDSWQWMAAMPGDRATVLARYNAIWTQVAGAFRGSSAKLVFESVNEPQFTGSSGDAQNATLLGELNTSFRTIVRNSGGGNATRLLVLPTLHTSADQARLDELAATFTAMNDPSLIATVHYYGYWPFSVNIAGGTHFDATAQKDMTDTFDRVYNTFVARGIPVIIGEYGLLGFDRHTGTIEQGEKLKFFELFGYQARTKRVTTMLWDNGQHFGRTSLQWSDPELTAQIKSSWTTRSGTASTDQVFNAKASAITSKTITLNPNGATFSALRQGSTDLVRGTDYTLAGDQLTLTAAALTRLTGSRAYGVNAVLSARFSTGVPWRLNIITYDVPVLQNATGTTSSFAIGTAFRGDQLATMEANYADGSNAGPQNWTPYKEFDRTFAPDYTAGTIKLTSDFFAEVNDNARVTLKFHFWSGAVLTYYVTRSGSNVTGSLT
- the msrA gene encoding peptide-methionine (S)-S-oxide reductase MsrA; this encodes MSAEKAVLAGGCFWGMQDLIRRRPGVISTRVGYTGGDVPNATYRNHGTHAEAIEITFDPAVTSYRDLLEFFFQIHDPSTVNRQGNDIGMSYRSAIFYTGDEQKRVAEDTIADVDASGLWPGKVVTEVTAAGPFWEAEPEHQDYLERIPDGYTCHFARPGWKLPRRAS
- a CDS encoding M15 family metallopeptidase, which translates into the protein MKRLATFLSALLLTQLFVTPTAAVAETPAPAGPPPAVVAPPFHVVRPGETIKSIARAHGIRRRDLRAWNGIVKPNQPSVDGVLHLAKPPAGRLTGWRSWVETVTPAAVNWDAADKCPVDPADLRKVWVTYIDFYGASHQGSIVVHRSIATRTQRAFQALYRMRFRVQGMSPMSLNAPYLSDMGTVTAAYSCRRVSGSTAWSQHAYGLAIDVNPVQNPMVRGTSAGAGFEQRDLHRRGMMHAAGAVRAFTDQGFHWGGRWNTLKDYMHFSTNDR
- a CDS encoding class I SAM-dependent methyltransferase; this translates as MAKEGVDLAGEARLIDAMVPRGSRILDAGCGAGRVGGALAVRGHDVTGVDLDPELIAAAEEDHPGPAWRTGDLAELDLPDRFDVIVCAGNVMTFAAPGTRTEILRRMRGHLADGGRAVIGFGAGRGYPFDEFLADAAAAGLAPDVLLSTWDLRPFSSSSDFIVALLRPA
- a CDS encoding shikimate dehydrogenase family protein, whose protein sequence is MFDQLSGAARLFPIIGDPIRYVESPVRLTRTFGERGYPGICVPLQVPAGDLGTVMAGLTASRNVDGILVTMPHKFAAFAHCATSSERARMLGVVSVIRRNQDGTWHGDMLDGLAFLKAQKDRGARPAGARALLVGAGGAGSAIAIALLEAGVSELVIHDADESRVATLLHLLKDLGQGRVSAGPPDPTGCDLVCNATPMGMEDGDPLPVDPALFVSSMFVGDVIAGHGVTPFLAAAQAAGCRTANGGHMVEAAQDVMADFMLPNSGGLPVSGR
- a CDS encoding M14 family zinc carboxypeptidase is translated as MSTRRRWAATAAAAVLTAGLLTHPVAGVAAPPDSVDLADTASALVRFRLPDEAMFRELVAEGADVAARPRSTPGQVMADLVVTGRELDALTARGAVAVQVIPTESGRARRAAAAAEDTLQFLQAYWWTSEGRTFLQTQVATSASDDPDVEITVTWTTADGTTGSYPLERFEDSGEYQYHVALPQRLPAQPTRVSATSSLGGSSRVITPAAWPNATPPPQPAGYQKDFIDAYLTPTDISARIKRLARQYPRLVDVLSLPNKTQGYRRTAAAYLGDPATAAVVVESVKFGDQGLNGVQVRTVDPGRPNRPLGAAYRDRVLTVTLATDAGGKVISTTDDVAAFVSARYPQRFRAFVEDGSAGLPMPVAGPARLDDGLEGAEVPRRPWTVQALRIGAVRDGSKIGIMTYSQEHAREWATPLVTMEFAERLLANYARDAETRALLNAVEVFVIPTVNPDGANYSFNDFNFQRKNLVNHCTGAARDPARRDSWGVDVNRNYAVGSYFDGYVGASANCLSGTYAGTAELSEAESRNVVALAEAHPNIRFSLNVHSYGGYFMWSPGAYKAAGRVTLPRPSIDESKYFQDSARRIVGAIAAGRGTVTWPAYTGPVADVLYSAAGNSADHLYYDLGIVAWNFEVGNDRWNEATQEWDGMGFQPPFDEAHAESQEYADGLMELVRIARDRGAALP